A window from Anopheles merus strain MAF unplaced genomic scaffold, AmerM5.1 LNR4000608, whole genome shotgun sequence encodes these proteins:
- the LOC121602762 gene encoding uncharacterized protein LOC121602762, with protein MPKAAKGHDCIACDRKNSASNMVQCDKCNGWSHFDCANVSWSVKNEKWSCEKCKAAEKVDEYHAEGESKMVPGSKPQASCDLVHQEETKAAHGDGDQEPTRKPIHTEQQEATGRESEQRAPERGSRHAVSEMSRSSSKCTLMKLLTEQNETVKRLLAEKEKMMADHLKLQMDLQRRMDELEKRSNRSDGKSASEISSVVRGEMKTANWVQKQNAYLPHAASSWEPQATMQEHLTPSTSNQERYSDMVRDKLHRERTVNCLRPTADQIAARQAWPRKLPAFSGTPRDWPRFYNSYVESTAACGFSNVENLARLEECLFGAARDVVEGWLDSPSSVPLVIKTLQRLFGKPSLVVTDMVQKIRQVHPPRPERLDDLITFGLAVQHLCSQLSSDDRKHYLANHELLEELVDKLPASRQLDWATYKRAIQAKRQIEPTLYEFGLFMEDLVEKASDVTKYIPPKSSTSRPARNHDRSHVFLHAPATNSIEQDRNTSPSSFTSSARNQPQGPERVSYGTGECLVCHDPAHRVKHCDSFKRMSLEARQATVRKFKLCYVCLGMHASNLCRSRYVCQVSGCRERHHTLLHEGPPDSTPTYTTAQ; from the exons ATGCCGAAAGCCGCGAAAGGACACGATTGCATTGCATGCGATCGCAAGAATAGTGCGTCGAATATGGTGCAGTGCGATAAGTGCAACGGATGGAGCCATTTCGACTGTGCAAATGTTTCGTGGAGcgtaaaaaacgaaaagtggTCATGTGAAAAGTGCAAAGCCGCGGAAAAGGTCGACGAGTATCATGCTGAAGGTGAAAGTAAAATGGTGCCCGGCAGTAAGCCTCAAGCTAGCTGCGATTTGGTTCATCAAGAAGAAACCAAAGCAGCCCATGGCGATGGCGATCAGGAGCCGACAAGGAAGCCAATCCACACCGAGCAGCAGGAAGCGACCGGGCGAGAATCCGAGCAACGAGCACCAGAACGTGGATCGCGCCACGCAGTTAGTGAAATGTCGAGAAGTTCATCCAAATGCACGTTGATGAAGCTTCTGACCGAGCAAAATGAAACGGTGAAGCGTCTCCTcgcggaaaaggaaaagatgaTGGCCGACCATTTGAAGCTGCAGATGGACTTGCAGCGTAGAATGGACGAACTCGAGAAACGGTCCAATCGGAGCGATGGAAAAAGTGCCTCTGAAATCTCATCGGTCGTTAGAGGTGAGATGAAGACCGCGAATTGGGTGCAAAAGCAAAATGCGTACTTACCACATGCCGCTAGCAGCTGGGAGCCCCAAGCAACTATGCAGGAACACCTTACACCTTCGACGAGTAACCAAGAAAGGTACAGTGATATGGTGAGAGACAAGTTGCACAGAGAGAGGACAGTGAACTGTCTGAGACCAACTGCAGATCAGATTGCAGCCAGACAAGCATGGCCACGAAAATTACCTGCGTTTAGCGGAACGCCTAGGGACTGGCCACGATTTTATAATAGCTACGTGGAGTCAACAGCAGCATGTGGATTTTCAAACGTGGAAAATCTAGCTAGACTGGAAGAGTGTTTGTTTGGCGCAGCACGGGATGTGGTTGAAGGCTGGTTGGATTCACCTTCATCCGTGCCGTTAGTAATTAAAACCCTCCAGCGTCTGTTTGGCAAACCATCCCTCGTGGTTACGGATATGGTGCAGAAAATCCGACAAGTGCATCCACCTAGACCCGAACGCTTGGACGACTTAATTACATTTGGGTTGGCTGTTCAACACTTATGCAGCCAGCTTAGTTCCGATGACCGAAAGCACTACTTAGCTAATCACGAGTTGCTGGAAGAGCTTGTCGATAAGCTACCAGCGTCAAGGCAGTTGGATTGGGCCACATACAAACGAGCAATCCAAGCCAAACGCCAAATAGAGCCTACGCTATATGAATTTGGCCTATTCATGGAAGACCTGGTAGAAAAGGCTAGCGATGTAACTAAGTACATTCCTCCTAAATCCAGCACGTCAAGGCCTGCAAGGAATCATGACCGTTCGCACGTCTTCCTACATGCACCAGCAACCAACAGCATCGAACAAGACAGGAATACCAGTCCTTCAAGCTTCACCTCAAGTGCTAGAAACCAACCACAAGGTCCAGAGAGAGTTTCCTATGGGACAGGTGAATGTCTAGTCTGCCACGATCCAGCACATCGCGTTAAACACTGCGATAGCTTTAAACGCATGAGCCTTGAAGCACGACAAGCTACCGTGAGGAAATTCAAACTGTGCTATGTATGTTTGGGAATGCATGCGTCCAATCTATGCAGATCCAGATACGTCTGCCAAGTTTCGGGTTGTCGAGAACGACACCACACGCTACTTCACGAGGGTCCACCAGATTCCACACCCACG TATACAACGGCACAGTAA